DNA from Castor canadensis chromosome 3, mCasCan1.hap1v2, whole genome shotgun sequence:
aacaaaacctcgaaaaccaaaacaaccaacaGAAAATActagtctgggttacatagcaagtaaGGAGCACCAGTTCTCAATCCCAAATCAAGTGAACAGTCTCTCACGTTCTTTTGCCCAGCCATTTGCTTGCCCAGCAAGAGCTCCCTTGAAACCTAGCTTTCTTCCCATTTGGTATACCTTAGGCAAATTTCTATCTCAACAATTTCTCTTTAGCAGATCTTGAATCTtaaatcatattttcttcatcctaTACCATTTTCCCAAGTAATCCCTATGCTTTCCAGAAAACCGCCTACCGTAACCCTGATTCCAAGTACACCCTCCCTGCTTGCCCAGTACCCTTGTTGTGGGCTGCCTGTCTCCACAGCAGCTGGGCAATAGAACTCGTCCACTTCAGTTTGATCTCTGGGGAGGTTGCCTGCAGAGTGTATGCCTCTCGTGCACGCCGCCGCCGAAACCACAGCTCAAAACACAGCCCACTGTCCCCGATGTTTTCAGTCAGCCCCATGTCAGCAGTCTGAGGGAGGATGGAGGGGAGTGGATGAAGACAAAATAGTCCTGGTGAGGGGGGACCATGTGGGCAAGCGCTACACCTGGCCGAGCATCTGGTAGATGCTTAGTAAAAATTTTCCTGACACCTATCAGGTACGTGTAGCCTTCACCATAATTTATGGACAGGGAAATGAGGCTGAGAGACATGCAGCATCTTGCCCAAGGGCTTACAGATTATTAGTTAGGATTCAAACCCATATCTTTGTTGTTCCAGAGGTAGGCCTTTTACTCTGAAGAGCTGGATCTAGTGTACGAGGACAGAGTTTAGGAACCTTTAGAACCACTCTGCATTGCCTGCCCACAGGACCATAGGTTACTATGGATGGCTATCTTGTTGGCTCCCTAAAGCAAGGGCTCCCTCTTGAGTTCTGTCAAATTAAGAAACATATAGTCCCCTTTCTCCTCATGCCCCAGGATCACCTCTAGCTAAAAAGAAGCGTGTGTTCCTAATGGGTAAGGTCCTCTTCCATTTTGCCTTGAAATGCCTCCTAATGCATGGACTAGAGGGAAAACCCCATGGAGCAGACCAATCACAGGGACTTCTGTCATCACCCGACACTCTAACTTGATGACTGATTATGGGCCAAAGCCTGTTTAGATGATGTAGATTCTGAACCTGGTTTGGGGTTGATGTTCCAGAACATTCTGAGTTCTCAACAAGAGTAGGAATACCTCCTTCTCCCACATACATACTGTAGGCAATGTACCTTAAAAGCCTGCTTGTAAACAAAGGTCTCTGAACCCCCCTCGGAGCCCTTGAGCTTGCTGAACAGGAGCAGATGCTCAAAGAGAAAGACATGGCGAAGGCACTTCTTCCGGCCACAGATGACAGTGAAAGGATCCCGATGCAAGAGCTGTCCCTGCTCCTTCAGATCTatctggggaaaggaaaaggaaaggttgTTGGCCCAGAAGCCACTTGTATGCATTTCATGGGGAGTAAAAACAGATTTACAGGGCAAGGGCCCTGAGGCACTGATCCTCAGGCAGAGTCAGGAATTGAGGGGAGTTTGAAACGAGGGGAGTTCTCAGCCTAGAATTCATCCATCGGTCACCATGCCTAGCACACTTGTCTAGCAGCACTGTCCTGCTCTGAAGATGGGAAGGTACACTGACTGTATAGTAGGGCTCACAGCCTCTCATAGGGAAGTCTTTGCATATTTGGGGACCTAGGAAGAGAACTAGGAAAGAACTGAGATAGGTCTGTCCTAGAGGAAGCAAGATTCCAACCTGTTCTGGAACCAAATGACTGGGGAGAGGACAGAGAATAAGGTATTCATTGGGTCCTGAGATGTAGGCAGAAATGTAGAGTAGCAGATAGGAAAGGTTAAGATTAGGAAAGGACTAGGAGTGCATAAGGCAGATGTAGTAGAAACATGAACATTGGGCAGGACATACTTCtttatttacaaatgaggaaacgaAGAGCCAAATTCGGTTCAGTGGTTCAATGAAGATCACCCATTCTGTTAGAGCTCAGGACCCTCAGACCTTGAGTCTGGTTCTCTCATCAACAGCCTACACTGCTTCTGAGACCAAAGGGTTTGAGCAGAAGTGACTGAAGCCAGGACCTTACCTCACAGCCTCGCACTGCCTCCACAGCTAGCAGATCTCTGCCACGGGCCTCTTGTTCCCGGAGCAACTGTATAGCAGCTGCAAGGGCCTGGCGCTCAGAACTCAGCTCAGGCCCAGCTTCCCGCAGGAGCTCCTCCAAGAACCTCCCATAATGAGCCAGCTGCTCCAGTGGCTGCTGCAGAGCCCGGGGCAGGCAGGGTCCACCTTCCATGGAGCCCTAGGGCAGGGAAGACAGATGATGAGGGGAGGGGCTGGAGCCTGTGAGGGCCAAGTTCTGGGGGTAGGCTGGGTCCAAGCTTATGGGTGTAGAGGAAGATCAGATACTGCCAAAGGTAAGGCAAAACCCTTCCCTCTAGAAAGCAAGCAGACAGGGGGCCTGTAGGAGATGCAACCATCCTGTGCAtccagaagggagagggagaggaaccCAAGTAATAAACCCATATGCAGGGTTTTAGCTTTTGAAATCACTTTCACATCTTTTGACATGAATTCTTTGGTTCTCAGAGCTCCCTGTGAGTTGGACGGTGAAAACTGCCCTCATCAACAAGtatagaaaatacccaacacaaaaaggactggtggagtggttcaagtggtagagcacctgcctagcaagcattgaggccgagttcaaacctcagtgctaccaaaatataataataataataataataataataataaagcagagGCCTAGAGGAGTCAAGAGTCTTGCCTAAGCTCCCTTAGGTGGGGACCTAGAAAAGAACCCAGCCTCATCTGGCTCCCAGTCCAATTCTGGGAGTTGATATGCTAGGATATTATTGGTAGGAGATATTCCTGAACACATCTAGTTAAACTTTCTTCCTTGAGGGAGTTCAGGGTAGAGTGGGTTTTAGgtctttcctgcttttcttctcttctcatgAGGGTTAGAGAAAATTTTACCTTGGCCGGGGGACTGAGCACAGCTAGACCATTCTCCAGTTTGTGTCGGTGCTTCACGAACTGGGCATAGAGGTTGAACTGGTCCCCCTGCACCAGTAAAGAAGAGGTAAGGCATCCCTGGTGAGGCCTCTGCAGACAAACCGTTCCTTTCCCCTCATCATCCTCACTGCAGCCCAAAGGAGGAACAGGTCACCAGGGAGCATTCAGCCTGCCAGGGAGTGAAGGGTTCCCTGTGGACAGGGTGAAGTCCAGGCAGCACTTGAGGACAAAGGTTAGTAGAGTGAGAGGGACCCAGAGAGCAGGGCTGGGCTCCAGAGTGCTGGACCTCTCATGGAGAAGGGGGGCAGTGAATGTTGAGCAGGGCCAGGTGGATGGAAAGGGAGCGGACTTGGAAGGAATTTTAGAGGGTCACTCACATGGCGAAGGAAGCAGGCCCCGATGCGCAGGGGGTGGGTGGCGCAGCCCTGAAGCTCCCGCAGAAAGTGTGTCCGATGGAAGCTGCGAAGCCTCTCCCGGGCACTCAGGGCAGCGGCCCAGGTGCCCCTAAGCTCAGGAGTCAGCTCAGGCCCGGGTGGCGGTGCCGGCTCACTCAGAATGGTCACATACTCTTGTTCACAGGCAATCAGTTCAGACACCAGACGCTGCTGGGCACTGCAGGGACAATCAGAGCAGCAGAAGTGTCACCTGGGCATGGAATGAAGCCCCTACCCCCAACAATGTCATCTTCTTTAACTGCTGGATAGTTGGGTCTGCCTCTTGGGCATTAATCCAGCTGAGTTCTCACCTGATGCTTCGTTTGCGTTCCATCTGGGGGGTGCCTATTCCCCAGGGGCCATCTGGCCCCCCAGCCCGGCCCAGCAGCACATGTTCCCGTGGTGAGCATGTCCTGTCTACCACCTCGGTACTGGTGACTTCCAGGCCTCGGATCAGCACAGTCCTTGGGGGCCTGCCATTTGCTTCTGGAGCAAGTTCAGGGCCCTCATCCTCGTAATCCTCCCCACATGGGGCTAGGGAACAATGGGATGGGGCTGCCCATGGCCCAGGGCTGGTGGGGAGCAGCAGGGAGCTGAGGCTGGGTGAGGGGCTGTGAGAGCCCCACTGGGTCCCTGCACTGCTGGCACTGTCTGTCCGTTGTCGCCGGTGGCCCCGAGGACTGGCTTCCTCTCCCAGCTGTTGCTGGATCCTCCTTTCCAGCTCTTGGCAGCGAGCCCGGCAGTGACCCCATTCTCGCAGGGCTGCTGGACTGCCCAGGTCCAGGGCCAGGGCCCGCATCTCTTGGAAGGTGCCGGCACTGGGCTCTGGGGCTCGCCGTAGGGCTAGGGCTGCCAGCACGGCCTCACGACCCAGCCCAGCTACTGCTAGCCGAGCGAAGCCCTCATCCACCCACTCATGTGCCTACAAAGCCAAAGGGGATGGAGATGGGAGAGAAAGGGTGAGGACCTGTGCCACCCCCAAATGCATCTGACAACAGCTCTTACTTAGCCTCTTGCCCATGGTTCCTCAATACCTATCACGCTCTATCTTCTTACTGTACCAGCAACGCTGCCTAACCAGGTCACTTAGAGATGGTATGAACGACAGAGGAGCCAGGTATAGTTAGTATTTAGACAGAGAGTGTAAGTGGCAGGCTGGAACTGAGTGCTTTTAGATAGCTTCAGCATCCTTGAGAGGTAGATGCTGATGGAGGCACATTCAGGTTTAGTTCCTGTTGCAGGTCATTCAGCAAGTAGGAGGCCAAACTAACAGTCAAAGCCAAGGAGACTGGCTCCCTAGtccctgctttcttctttttaaggtactggggatgaacccaggcaactgctctgccacttgagagccacaccccagttcattttttaaactactttcagtttattcaaaataaaaatacacatagaATTATGAAAATATAGGTTGATTATTTGCACTAGGTAAGTCAGTGCTACTTTGCAAGGCTTGCAAATTGTTTTTCAAGTATTTGAAGCTGATCTCTGTCCCTTAATAAGTACACCAATATAGTGAATATACATTGGGTATTAATTTATGGAAGTAGCTCTCTGTTTACTTTgattttgggacagggtctcaatacctttttgcccatgctggccttgaacttgtgatctgaggattataagtgtgcaccaccatgcccagtcaccCCTGCTTTTAATGATTTACCCAATCAGCCCTTCAAGGCTAAAGTGAGGAAATGGCGATACAGAAGGCGGAGGCTCTGTACACACCTGCTGGAAGAAGCGTTGCAGCCGCAGGGCCCGATGGAGGCCACTCTCAACCTGCTCCAGGCGCTGTTCAAAGACATCCACGGCCTTCTGGGAAACAGTGTCCTCCTCCAGAGCCAAGGCCTCCCGGGCCTGGGCCAGGCGCTCCTGGAAAAGGGAGGCTGTGCTCAGGCCTGGGTTTCTCTCCCAGTTAGCCTACTCACAAGCCTCTTTTCCTTCTCACCTGAACTTCAGTGCTGAAAGCCCGGAATCGCAGCTCTGTCTCCTGCAGTGTAGACAGGGATTCCCCAAGCACAGTGAAGCTGGCCAGCTGCTCCTCCCCTGGGCCTGAGAGCCACTGCAACACCTGAAGCAGACGGAGCAGGGAAGCAGGGGCCCATGAAAGAGAAGACCATGAAGTGACCTGAATTTAGCTCCAGCTCTACTACCCCCATCCACAGGGAGGGGTTTAGAGTCAGGGCTAGGCTGAGATGATGAAATGGATAAGTCTGGCGAACCAAAGGCAGGATGTGGGTCAGCTGGGTAACTGAGGGCCAGGAGAAACTTCACACTTACTGTGCCCTGACACTGGACTGCTAGGCAAGGGTCCCAGGCACCAGGCCTGGAGATAACCCAGAGGTGGTTACGTGTGTAAGAATGAATGTGTGGCTGGCTCTGGTTGCCTATTATGAGGTTATAGGAACTCTCATGCTTGCTCTGAGATGTTTGACCAAAAAGAGATGGTaatttatttctctgaagaaaaggGAGAAGCTGGGATGGGGCAGCCTGAGGACAAGAAGTCTGAGAATGTTGCTAACAGTCAGTGCCAACAATAATCACGTTTATAGATTCTTTGCTGATCATCCTAAACAAACAATTAACAAATGTTAATTATTACCATACCCATTATACAGATGACGACTTGGGAACTCAAAGAAGCTTCATAACTTGTCCAATATCTTACAAGTGGCAGAGCTAGAACCCAAGCTAAGCCCTTCAACAGGGTTTTAAGTGGAGAGGGCCAGCTAGtaggaaaacaagcaaacagtagGAGATGACCCTTGGATACTGGAATAGAGGATTGTTGTTTCTTGCAACAATCCCGAGAAACAAAAAGCCTTGACTCCCCTTTAGCCTTGACCCCAGGTGACCCTTCCCCTGATCCATGAGGTGTGCACTCAACATGCCTGGGGCTAAGGAGGAACATCTAGATTTCAAAGCCCCCTTTACCCTATATGATATGGTGGAGAGCAAATCCTTATGGGGTTCTTAACCCCAGGAGAGAAGAATCAAGGTTCGAAGAAGCCAGTTTTATTCCTGAATCTTTCCCACAATGAGGCCTGTGGTTGCTCTTAGGGGCTTCAAATGTCCTCTCCTTCCAAGGTGAAGTTAGGGCCTTTCCAGCCTCCAGTTTGCCAGTTGAGGTAGCACTTGTGACAGTGTAGCTGAAGAGTCAGTATCAATAGATACCTATTTATGCTAAGGAGATAGGCACTCCAGAGTCAGGCAGCTCTTTCCAGAATCCTCTGGGGGACAGAGCATCTTTGACAATCTCTAGGGATCCCTGATCAAACACAAATAGAGGCAAGATGGGCCTCTCTTCTTTGCTGATGCTGAGAGGCTCCTGCCCTCTTGTTAAATCTCACACTTACTATGACCATCCTGCAGGGGAGGTGAGGAGAGTTCAGTCAGGCTGGAAGAAAACCATTAACGCAAAGCATCAGCAGAGAAGGGGTACCAAGGCCAGGCTCCAGGCTAAGTAGGGGCAGCACGGGGTCCCACTCACCTGCTGGAGTTGGTGCAGGCGTTGCCGCTGCTCCTGCTGCTGCACGTGTAGGTTGGAGAGGCGTACGAGCTGGTGGATGGCCTCATCCACCTCCTGGTATAGCATGGCTGGGCCTGGGCCCTCCAACCTGGGGAAGGAAGGGTGGGAATGAACCTATGACCTTGTCAAGTCCCTCAATTCTGTCTCTGAACCCCCAGCATTGTGGATCAGAGCATGGGCCAGACTCAGACTGTGTGGATTTGAACCCTAACTCCATTTATTGAATTAGATTGCCCAAGATATTTAACATTTCTGATCCTACAAATCATCATTTTGTAGTTGTAACTAGAACACAGGGATATTGTGAAGGCTGTAAGTGCAAAAGCCTGACATTCTGCCCACATATATGTACAGTAAGAAAGCTCTGGCAGCTTGGGTTTGCTGCAGCCCTCTGCCTTCTCACCCTCCCACTCCTAATGCCTCTGCACGCCCAGCTCTCATACTTGCTGCTGTGGGTGGAGCGCAGCCTCATCAGGATGGCTCCTCCATCCCTCTGTAGTGCTGTCAGCCGAGGGTCTGCCAGCACCTTCTGAAGGGGCTCCGGCATTCCCCCCACCTCCTGGGGACAGGGAGCAATAGACTGTTGGGGCTCCACTGGACAGGTCAGTGCCATCCCTATCCCATCCCTCACTGCCCCATCTCTCTTCATACCTCTCCTTCTGGCTCTGCTGCTCCCTCAAGCTCCTCAATGGCTTGCCGTACAGAGCCTAGCACACCTCGGCACAGGCTGCATAGCCTGGCCACTTCCTGAAACCCACAGGCAAAGTGGAGTTGAGGGTCAGGGTTTAGGACAAGGAAgaaaagccctagggtgagggtGGGGCAACACTGGACACTTTTAAGATAGGAATGCTGGGCTCAGTGACCGACTTGGTTGCTTACTAATTGTATGACACTAATTCAGGTCCAGAAAACCTGCACCTCATTTTCCTTAGCTGTAAAGTTGGAAGTACAAGAGGATTTTGTgagttttaaagaaatgatacCAGCCCAGCACCTGGCATGGGCCTGGCACATTGTACAGCTTAGTAAATGTGagtttccttttcctctgtttGCATTGGGCCTTTATCCTGCCAAACTCTCCTTTCTGCTTTTCGGGCTCACTTCTTTTGATATATAACATAAACTGTTGCAAACCTGCTGCTCATACTGGGCTTGGATTACGTTTATTCCCCTATTCCTGAATACTCACAGCACTTAAACTCATAGGGTCGTGGAAGTGCTGGGCCTTTAGAGATGACAGCACAATTGCTGCACTTTCCAGATGAGGGTCCTGAGGCCCAGATACTGATGTAGGTAGTAGTTATAGAAAAAGTACCATTTCTGGAAGTGAGgtaaagtaacttgtccaaggctTCATGGAACAAAAATCAACCTTTCAGTTCTCAGCTTTTTCCAGAAACCTAATATTATCTTACATTCTTCTCTAATAAGTTGTTTCATGACTTAATCTCCCATCAAAACATAGGTTACTTAATGCCATATTAAGAATTTAACATACTCCTCTCATGCCTCCCCAATAGCTTGTTGTGCAATGTACAATATTTTGTTTATGGTTGGTGagcaataaatattttcagaattgaATGGAATGAAAAGCACTTCTTCCCAATCCTATGGTCATGTCTTGAATCTGTCCTCTCCCCTAGAATTCCTCAGCTGGGTCATTCCTGGCTCCCAGGGTCCTGTGTGGTAGAGGGGAAGCTCACCTGATGTATCTCTACCCAATGGCTGGGAGAGGGGTCCCTGTGACCTCCCAAGTTCCACTGTAGCTCCTCTGGCTTGGCAACTCTTTTCAGATCATTCTCTGACAGAAGCTCAGCACCCTGCAGATATGTGAAGGCATAGGGTTTCTGCCTGGGCACCCAGGAATTCATAGAGCAGTCTGGGTCACCAGCcagcctcttttcctctctccactACTGATGATGGACTAGGTAGGAGTGAGTGGCTCAAACCTGAAATCCACAGAGTTCAGTACGAGGGGCACCATGGACGAGAATCAGCAGCCGCTGAATGAGGGGAGGGTCTCCTGAATCCTGAGGGCAGAGAACAGCCCTCATCAGTGGGCACTTGGGTAGCCTAGGAATGGCCACTAGAGTAGAGTGAGGATCTAGGGAAACAGCCTGCCTGAAAGGGATGGTTACCTGAAGTTGACTCAGGACGGGCATGAGTGCTGGAGGCAGTGGGGGCGCCTTGCGAAGGTCGAGCAGGACAGACAGCCCCAGTAACTGTAGATCAGGcctgtgggggaagggagagccaAAGAAGATGCAGTGTGTGTACTGGATAGATAGCAGAGAGGTCAGGGCAGAGGCACAGAGTCTGATTTAGTGTTGAGTTGTCAGGACAAGTCAGTGCCTGGTATATCTGGGAAGCAATGGACAAAGGGCCAACATCTGGGATATTTGTCTAAGAGGTGGTGGCCTAGCAATCCAGAACCTATATTCACACGGCTATGGAGTCAAGGGGCTAAGGCCTGGAAAGAATTCTGTGGTTTGGAATGGTACGATCCAATGCCAGCCTGTAGGATGGTGCCTAATAGGTACTTGGTATTGAATGATTGAATCAATGTCCTGATGACCCAGGTCATGTTGTGGGTCATCACTGTTGAGTGTCATTTTGAGGATCAGTGAAGATATCCTGGAAGTTACGGGCCAGTGAGGTCAGAGGTCAGTAGCTTAAAAATCTGAGGGTTGGAGGAGGAGGTATCCTAGAGGTCAGAAGGTCAGTGCCCAAGGAGATTCGGTCCTCATGACTTGGAAGGCTAATCCAGGGTACCAAGGCAGGTGGCAGTTACCTGAGAAGTGCGTGGAGGTAGTGAAGTGCAGCATTCAGAGTGTCTTGGGAGGGTGGGGGCTCCTCGGGAGTGCATGGTGGGGTAATGGTCAGCAGAGCTCGTCCACTCTGGTCCACCCCTCCTGAAGACATAAAATGGCCAGGCTGTCCTGGCTGGGAGCAGTCCTTGGCTACCTCCCTTCCACCCTTGCTTCTTCCTAAGCCCATCTCAACTGCTCCTCTTTCCCCAAGCCCCTTCCCTTTACCCACTGACCAGTCAGAACGAAGAATCCAGATGCCATCAAGTCCCAAGCTACATCAGGGCTGTCAGAGGTGGAGGCTGGAGGGGCCTCTTCTGGGGTGCTGTCTCCTTTTACTTCCTGCACTGTCTCCAGGGGCTGTGTTGGGGGGTCAGACAGGAGTGCCTCTGGGCCTGCAGATCCTGCACAGACACAGATAGAGCTACAGGCTGAAGTGAGGGTGGGTCTGGCTGTTCTGCTCCCGGCCTAACCCTTGCTTCTCCACCCACTTCCCCAGGCCCAACCTGTCCTGGCCCTTGCCCCTGGGCCTCAGTGTCATCTCACCTGCTGTACACGCCAGGCGTGAACCCTCTTGGGGTTCTCTCTCTCTGGCCCCCTCTTCTGAAGGCCCACAGGCTTCTAGGGATCCAGGCTCTTTTTCTTCAGATAGTATGAGCTCCTGTTTTGGCTCAGATTCTGGCTTTTCAGAGCTTTCATTCTCCTTAACCAGGCTGCCTTCTGGAAGCTCATGTTTATTTGGTGAGGGCAGATTGACAAGGGCTTCCTGGTGTCTAGTCTCTTCCTTGTCCTCAGGGCTGAATGGGGCACTGTCTCCTCCTCGGATAAGAGCCCCTCTGCCTGCAGCTCGTTTCTTTCTCCTGTTTCCTTTGCCTGTTCTCCGAGGAGTACCAGGTGGTCCTTCAGCCACCTGGCCTGCTCCTCCCCCAGCCTCCCCTGGCTGAAGGGGGCAAGATTCAGAGGCTTCCCCCAGGGCCTCTGCTGGAGGCTCGGACCCTTCCAGTACTGCTGCCTCCGGGACAGCCTGAGCTCCTGGGGGAGACCCAGTGCTGCTCCCCTCGCCAGGCGGGCGTGCCCCATCCTGGTCCCGAGGTCCCAGGCCCTTCTGGTGCATCCACGCCCGATGTCTCCGGTGCCGACCCTTGCCTCCAGCACTCTTGCGGGTAGGTACTGTCATGGTCCTGGAGGGACCTGAAGAGCCCTCAGCATCTGTAGGGCTCCCCCTTGCAGGCAGTGTCACCTCCAGTAGCTCCACGTACTCACCCTCTGGTCCTTCTGCAGGAGCATTGTGCCCATCCCCAGGACTCCGGGTGCCTAGCACCTCCTCAGAGAGTGGAGGGCTGGGAAGCCCTGGGGGTCCAGATGGCAGTCCTGGGGGCAGTGTGCCTGGCCGATGTCCAACCATGAGGCCCCCTTTCTGCACAAATCGTGGGCAGATGAGCTCAGCCCAGGGCAGCCGCTGAATCCCAGAGGGTGCAGACAGTAGGCAGGTGCTGAGACGACCTGTTGGCCGGTCCTTGTTGATGCCTTGTAGCCACTCAGGTGTGAATAGGTAGGCACAGGCCTCACTGGGCACAGGCAGCTCCTGCACCCGCCCACCCCCTGGGGCCAGACATTTGAGTGCCAGGCGAGGTGACTGGGCTGCTGAGGGCACCACCTGTAGGTAGAAGTCTCCTGGGCGCAGCAGCTGCCAGGGCAGGGCTGCTAGCTGCACCACCACCTGCTCGTGCAGACAGAGGGGCCAGCCCTCGTGGAAGAACAGGAATCCACTGTACTGGGCCTGAGGAGAGAGGTGGGGGCTGCATTCAGGCTTCTGCTGAAGAAACCAGcggaggggggtaagggagaatggGTCTATTTGAGGCCGTCCTGGCCTCATGCCTGGTAGACTTTAACACcagggcagagggaagggagatCTTGGGATGTTCATGTAACAGAGGAAGGGATTAGAACCCGTCAGCTTCCTTTGGTAGTTGGAAGCTTCTCTGGGAATCTAGTTCCATGTGTGGGAGGGTAAAAACCCAATCATTACAAAGACCTGGCCAGCAGATGCCAGTGTCTTGGAGGAATCAAAGACTCTTAGTATTGTATCTGTAGAAGTGGAGAGCTCTGCTGAGTCATGGCTGAGAGAGTATCTTGAGACATTCATATGAGTGGGAAATATCTGCAATTGGTTCTGGAAGGCCAGGGTCTTCTTGGGGATTGTTTGTTAGGGGTCAATATTTCAAAGAATATGAGTGTGCATGTAGCTGTTAATATGATGCTCAGTACCTCTGAGGGTCACATTCTGTGGGAGCTCAGCAAGCAAGGCTTAAGTGACCCTGTGGGTATCAGTATAGGGGAGGCTACTTCTCTGGGTAGGAGCCTAGCTCGGCTAAAGTGGGGCGGTGATTCTTACTTAGGGGAGGCAAAACAGGGATGAAcatggttggtggagtggctcaagtgctaagagtgcctgcttagcaagcatgagaccgtgagttcaaactccagtgcctcaaaaacaaaagaaaacagggatGCACAGCCACTCACACAGGCTTCCTGCTGGACCTTGGCAAGCAGGTGCTTGGCTGGTACCAG
Protein-coding regions in this window:
- the Arhgef40 gene encoding rho guanine nucleotide exchange factor 40 isoform X4, which codes for MRTDLPGTTIFHPSPQPREAGPPIRPWGTSHSCGWARARSMVEEEPEPVEDCVQSTLAALYPPFEATAPTLLGQVFQVVERTYREDALRYTLDFLVPAKHLLAKVQQEACAQYSGFLFFHEGWPLCLHEQVVVQLAALPWQLLRPGDFYLQVVPSAAQSPRLALKCLAPGGGRVQELPVPSEACAYLFTPEWLQGINKDRPTGRLSTCLLSAPSGIQRLPWAELICPRFVQKGGLMVGHRPGTLPPGLPSGPPGLPSPPLSEEVLGTRSPGDGHNAPAEGPEGEYVELLEVTLPARGSPTDAEGSSGPSRTMTVPTRKSAGGKGRHRRHRAWMHQKGLGPRDQDGARPPGEGSSTGSPPGAQAVPEAAVLEGSEPPAEALGEASESCPLQPGEAGGGAGQVAEGPPGTPRRTGKGNRRKKRAAGRGALIRGGDSAPFSPEDKEETRHQEALVNLPSPNKHELPEGSLVKENESSEKPESEPKQELILSEEKEPGSLEACGPSEEGAREREPQEGSRLACTAGSAGPEALLSDPPTQPLETVQEVKGDSTPEEAPPASTSDSPDVAWDLMASGFFVLTGGVDQSGRALLTITPPCTPEEPPPSQDTLNAALHYLHALLRPDLQLLGLSVLLDLRKAPPLPPALMPVLSQLQDSGDPPLIQRLLILVHGAPRTELCGFQGAELLSENDLKRVAKPEELQWNLGGHRDPSPSHWVEIHQEVARLCSLCRGVLGSVRQAIEELEGAAEPEGESIAPCPQEVGGMPEPLQKVLADPRLTALQRDGGAILMRLRSTHSSKLEGPGPAMLYQEVDEAIHQLVRLSNLHVQQQEQRQRLHQLQQVLQWLSGPGEEQLASFTVLGESLSTLQETELRFRAFSTEVQERLAQAREALALEEDTVSQKAVDVFEQRLEQVESGLHRALRLQRFFQQAHEWVDEGFARLAVAGLGREAVLAALALRRAPEPSAGTFQEMRALALDLGSPAALREWGHCRARCQELERRIQQQLGEEASPRGHRRQRTDSASSAGTQWGSHSPSPSLSSLLLPTSPGPWAAPSHCSLAPCGEDYEDEGPELAPEANGRPPRTVLIRGLEVTSTEVVDRTCSPREHVLLGRAGGPDGPWGIGTPQMERKRSISAQQRLVSELIACEQEYVTILSEPAPPPGPELTPELRGTWAAALSARERLRSFHRTHFLRELQGCATHPLRIGACFLRHGDQFNLYAQFVKHRHKLENGLAVLSPPAKGSMEGGPCLPRALQQPLEQLAHYGRFLEELLREAGPELSSERQALAAAIQLLREQEARGRDLLAVEAVRGCEIDLKEQGQLLHRDPFTVICGRKKCLRHVFLFEHLLLFSKLKGSEGGSETFVYKQAFKTADMGLTENIGDSGLCFELWFRRRRAREAYTLQATSPEIKLKWTSSIAQLLWRQAAHNKELRVQQMVSMGIGNKPFLDIKALGERTLSALLTGRAPETLDSSGDVSPGPRHSPSVQPPHPGSSTPTLASGGTLGLSWQSHARALSDPTTPL